The segment AAGCGGCGCCGCCGATTTATCGACGACCACCGTCCGCAGATTGCACAACCGTCCCAGGTACGCGCAGAGAAGCCCCACCGGACCCGCGCCGACGATGACGACGTCTGTTTCCGGCGTGCTCATGCGTATGCCACCAGGTGGGGGTTGTCGAGCGGCGGGTTGCCAAGCACGTGCACACGGCGCAAGTGTCGCGGCGCGCCGCTCGTGAACCCTTCCCGACCATGGAGCAGCGTGTAGTTATCCGAAATCACGACGTCGCCGGTCTGCCATGCGTGCGCATAGAAGTTCTCGGGCGCGTACAGCGCTGCGCGCAAACTGCGATGAAAGTCGTTGATGTCGGCTTCGTCAATGCCCGTGAACGTCAGGGTCGGACGATTGACGAAGCTCTCGTCGCCTTCGACGGATGGCTCGTTGTAGCGGACGACCGGAAAACCGCTCACCGGGTGAGTCGTGACGATCGGCGCAATCGTCTTGCTGTCGTAGAACTCCATCTTGCGATGATAGACGCCAGTCACCTTGTCCCAGAGCGCGCGGGCCTGGGGCGCAGCCCGCTCCAGCACTGCCTTCGTGTTCGAGAACGTGGTGCGTCCGCCCTGCTCGGCCTGCGGAGCACTGACGCAATGGAATATCTGAAACTCCGGCACCTGTTTCCGGTACATGCCATCCCAGTGAAGGGGCACGTAGTTGTTGTCGAA is part of the Burkholderia ubonensis subsp. mesacidophila genome and harbors:
- a CDS encoding TauD/TfdA dioxygenase family protein produces the protein MRVNYETTNVTPFGLMVRPASGKADVRELPAERMRELVRQHHLLVLRGFDTFDGTEDFVEYCGGWGEISEWPFGKVLELVEHEKPADHIFDNNYVPLHWDGMYRKQVPEFQIFHCVSAPQAEQGGRTTFSNTKAVLERAAPQARALWDKVTGVYHRKMEFYDSKTIAPIVTTHPVSGFPVVRYNEPSVEGDESFVNRPTLTFTGIDEADINDFHRSLRAALYAPENFYAHAWQTGDVVISDNYTLLHGREGFTSGAPRHLRRVHVLGNPPLDNPHLVAYA